One segment of Macrotis lagotis isolate mMagLag1 chromosome 1, bilby.v1.9.chrom.fasta, whole genome shotgun sequence DNA contains the following:
- the LOC141488043 gene encoding olfactory receptor 8D1-like, which translates to MASLNHSPGIIFILEELTDQPELQLFLFFLFLVIYVVTVVGNLGMILLIAIGPQLQSPMYYFLSNLSFVDLCYSSAITPKLLVNFIRSKNIISYIEYMTQLFFFCFFVASKCFMLAVMAYDHYVAICSPLLYNAIMSPRVCQSLVTGVYTIGTFISLAHTNCMVRLSFCGSNVINHYFCDIKPLLKLSCSSTYINELLVMVLGTFIIFSTTATIFISYAFILVTILHIQSAEGRSKAFSTCSSHLAAVTIFYGTIIFMYFKPPSSTSMTQEKVASVFYTTIIYMLNPLIYSLRNKDVKEVLKKIMRGTMFSRSM; encoded by the coding sequence ATGGCTTCATTAAATCACTCTCCAGGAATCATATTTATCTTAGAGGAATTAACAGACCAACCAGAGCTCCAACTGTTCCTCTTTTTCTTGTTCCTGGTCATCTATGTTGTCACTGTGGTGGGAAACTTGGGCATGATCCTACTAATTGCTATCGGTCCTCAGCTACAATCTCCAATGTACTATTTCCTCAGCAACTTGTCCTTTGTGGATCTCTGCTACTCCTCTGCCATTACTCCCAAACTCCTGGTGAATTTTATAAGGAGCAAAAACATCATATCCTACATTGAATATATGACACAactgtttttcttctgtttttttgttgCTTCTAAATGTTTCATGCTGGCAGTAATGGCCTATGATCATTATGTTGCCATCTGTAGTCCTCTGCTCTATAATGCCATCATGTCTCCACGAGTCTGCCAGTCTTTGGTGACAGGTGTATATACTATAGGTACATTTATCTCTCTGGCTCACACAAACTGTATGGTCAGATTGTCTTTTTGTGGTTCTAATGTCATTAATCATTATTTCTGTGACATCAAACCCCTTCTGAAGCTCTCCTGCTCTAGCACCTACATCAATGAGCTTCTAGTGATGGTTCTTGGTacattcattatattttcaaCCACTGCTACTATCTTCATCTCTTATGCTTTCATCCTTGTTACCATCCTTCACATCCAGTCTGCTGAAGGGAGATCTAAAGCCTTTAGTACCTGCAGCTCCCACCTAGCAGCTGTTACTATCTTTTATGGCACcattattttcatgtattttaaaCCACCATCAAGCACTAGCATGACTCAAGAGAAGGTGGCCTCTGTGTTCTACACTACAATTATCTACATGTTGAATCCCCTAATCTATAGTCTGAGGAATAAAGATGTCAAGGAGGTACTAAAGAAAATCATGAGGGGTACAATGTTTTCCAGGTCTATGTAG